Part of the Triticum aestivum cultivar Chinese Spring chromosome 4D, IWGSC CS RefSeq v2.1, whole genome shotgun sequence genome is shown below.
CAATGCCATTTATGTTTAGATACAATGTTAGGTGTATCATGAAACCATAGTATGCTAAGTCTTAATTGTATCAGAAACAATTTTACCATAAAGTGGCCAGAGTGTTGGTCAAGCACATCAATTACACAATCTCGTGTTTCAATTAATCTAGAGTTATGCATTTTCTAGGGCGAGCCTTAATCTTTACACTCAAACGGAAAAAGGAATAATCATGGAGGTTAATAAGTCGAAAAGAAAGAAAGTATGGCATCAACGCGACTGATCTTTAGGTTATGGAGAAGCCATATAAGCGATGTTGATGCACAGAGTAGCGATTGTCATGCAACAGATCCACTAAAGCTATGAATATATAAAAGCTCTCCAAATGAATTAGTGGAGATGTGCACCAAACTTCGCTTGTTTATAAACACATAAAGCGTTTGAGAAAGCTCATCCAACATCGCTGGTTCTACGGTGAAAAATTACCAACTAACATGTAAACATGAAGAATATGAAATGCAAGAATGGTGCTAGTTTGAATAATATGCATGAAGCGTATGCATGGTAATTTAAagcactaagggcatctccaacgcagaCCCTCAAACTGCCCGCAATCGTCCGAACTGCGTGGTCCAGGCGTGTTGTGTCATCCAACGCGGGCCTGTATCATTCCACACATCGGTTCATACATGCTTTCTCCNNNNNNNNNNNNNNNNNNNNNNNNNNNNNNNNNNNNNNNNNNNNNNNNNNNNNNNNNNNNNNNNNNNNNNNNNNNNNNNNNNNNNNNNNNNNNNNNNNNNNNNNNNNNNNNNNNNNNNNNNNNNNNNNNNNNNNNNNNNNNNNNNNNNNNNNNNNNNNNNNNNNNNNNNNNNNNNNNNNNNNNNNNNNNNNNNNNNNNNNNNNNNNNNNNNNNNNNNNNNNNNNNNNNNNNNNNNNNNNNNNNNNNNNNNNNNNNNNNNNNNNNGGGGGGGTTGCGGGAGTTCACACAGCAGCCACGTAGGACTCCGGCACCCGGAGCCCACGCCCCCTCCCGGTCCCATTTCCTTCCACTCTACCCCTTCTCGCCCTTACTTTGCATCCGCGCCCTCCATCTCCGTCACCACCCTTGTACCTCTTCGGCCGTCACAGAGGCATTGTCGGACGTCCACAACcagcactgacgcgcacgcccgctTTTACGACGGTGTTGCCCACCCTAGAGCCGTTTGTACCTAGGTACACTCCGCCCCCTGTCGACGACCTCCATGACGGACACCACGCCCGATAGGTGTTCGATCAAATGCCATTTAGCTTAATTTCGAATGCCATGTCATTCTTTCGGAGTACGAAGGTTGGCGGGGTACTCGACcgtggaggatgagttgttgtgcgatgcatggttggttgtatccatcaattttgTAGGCAGGAGCGGAGGAGGACCTTCTGGCAGCAAGTGCATGAATCGTTTCGCGCGCGAAAACACATTGCTCCCTACGACATGCACATCATTTAAGAACACAATGTGAGGTCGTTATCATATCACTAGCACGGTATCCAGACCAGCGTCACCAAGTTTTGTCGCGTGGTTGATCAGCtggaggcaaggtggccattgcacgcAGCAGAGGAGGAGTTCGTgagttttgcttcttcttgctcgACTTGTTTAAATCATTCATTCACTTAATGCTGGTCTACATGTTCATTTACTCAATGCTGGTCTACACATTATGTAGCCCGCTCACGTTGCCGTGATGTACCACAGAACAGAGGGACGGCCATTTAAGTACACATTGTTAGATAAAGTTGAAGGGGCAGTATATGTGGGACGACGTAATCTGTTAATGAAGCTTATTGGACATCCGGTTAAGAtattgttgtactagacttatttGGATGATTGATTTGTGCTATTTTCAATCCAAACTGGATAAATGTCGGCcgatttgcatgaatttcatccggctGAAGTGTGTATGCAGGCAACATTGGATGAAATTTCATCCTATcaatttgcatgaatttcatcctgCTGAAGTGTGTGTGCTATcttgcacgaatttcatccggcTGAAGTGTGTATGCAGACAGCATTGGGTGGAATTTCCTCCGACTGAACAATCAGTATCCACAGACTACGCCGGAGTATCCGCAGACTATGCCGGTATCCGCAGACCATGCTAAAGCAAATTTCAAATTTACGGGTCAGTGGTGTTGGATGAAATTTCATCCGGAGACTATGCCAGAGCAAATTTACGGGTCAGTAGCGTTGGATGAAAAGAAATTTCATCCGGCTAAACGATCAGTATACGCAGACTATGCGGAGCGTATGCCCTAAtgtatgaaatgcaaaaaagaataACGACCCTTTCAAGAAAAAAAAAACGTTGGAGTTGCTGCAAAAAGTAGTACTACTgttgcctcctctctctcctctctgtGCCTCTTTCATTCCTCACAAAGATTGGAACAACACCGAACAATATACCTTAGGCTGTTAGGCATGTGTGGTTTCTGTATTCTCCTGATCCAATTTGTATGCCCTAGAACATCATTGTGCAGTAAAGCTCTGCCACtcgctcaaaaaaaaaaaaacaagggTGAAGCGGCCAGCAAGCCATGGTGATGTATATTGTTGCCTTGCCTTGGGAGATGGTTTCAATCCTGCACCTGATGTGCTTGTTTGTTTTCGCCTCCCGCACGTACGTCTGTACTGCTGATGTGTCGAAGTTTGATGGTCGTTGCGAAGCCACCGCTATTTTCTAGCGGTGGGATAATCGTCTTACACGTTTCGCATTCAGCGAAGACAGAATCTGAACTTCGTTTCAAAAAAGGAAGACGGATTCTGAAGTATtctcgtacgaaggatgaaccaaaTGGTGAATTATCCTCGTCGATATCAAATGATCGGCAGCGTGTAGTAAAACAGCAGAAACATCACACACACACAGGACACACTGAAGCAGCACAGAAGCAAATGCATGGACAGACGAAGCGGCCCGGGCCTTTTCTTATTCACAACTCGGTACTAAACCGATCGATCGGACGAACACGAGCAGTACTAAAACAGTAGAaacatcacacacacacactgacACGCACGAACACACACACTCGCTCGTGTAGACACGTACGAAGGCACTAGCATACATAGAGCAGGTAGCAGACGACGCGCGCGCGCCCTGCTGCGCGGCGCGGCCGACTGGCATCGGCCTGCTAGCTCCAGCTTACGACGACGCCCTGGTGCCGGTGCCGGCGCCCGCTCCGCCGGTGGCGCCGGTGTGGCCGCCTCCTCCggcgcgcgcctcctccgcgcggctCTGGATGGCGTGGCCGGCCTGCTGCGTCTTGTGCCCCGCGgccgcggcggcgtcggccatgcgCTGGCGCGCCTCCTCCACGTAGTCCGGGGTGCGCTGGAACGCCTGGCGGGCCGTGTTAGCCAACACGGTGAGCGAGGAGAGGCCGCCCAGCCCCAGCGCGCCGGAGGTGAGGAACCCGGTGACGGCCAGGCCGATGGTGAGCGCGGCCGGGACCAGCACGGGGCTGAAGAGCAGGAACACGGGCGTGGCCACGGCCAGCCCCACCACGGTGCCCGCCAGCGCCAGCCCCGACAGCACCAGCAGCAGCCCGCCCAGCGGGAACAGCGTCGCCACCGTCAGCGCCTGCGACGCCGACGGCGCCTTCTCCTGGAGCATGCCCTTCATCTGCTCCCCCATCTGGCGCCCGTGCTGCTGCTGCCCGCCGTGGTGCCCGCCGCCGTACTGCCCGTGCTGCACCTGCACGTAGCCCCCGCGGTCCGCCATTGCTCCTCCCTCGCTTCGCTGCGTCCGCCGGCGGTGAAGTGAACCAAGATCTGTCGAACTCAAGAGCTGGAGGTAggggagtgaagtgaagtgagtTGAGGTGGAGAGGGGATCGAGGCTAGGGTTTATATAGGTGGAAGAAGCGGTGACACGTAGGGAGGAGGCGGGGTACGTGGTGGGGGTGGAGGCTCGCATGGGCTACACCCGGCGAGAGGGCTGACACGGCGCGGCGCCTGAGGCAGCCGCTGTGTCGG
Proteins encoded:
- the LOC123099426 gene encoding oleosin 18 kDa is translated as MADRGGYVQVQHGQYGGGHHGGQQQHGRQMGEQMKGMLQEKAPSASQALTVATLFPLGGLLLVLSGLALAGTVVGLAVATPVFLLFSPVLVPAALTIGLAVTGFLTSGALGLGGLSSLTVLANTARQAFQRTPDYVEEARQRMADAAAAAGHKTQQAGHAIQSRAEEARAGGGGHTGATGGAGAGTGTRASS